Proteins from a single region of Phycisphaeraceae bacterium D3-23:
- the efp gene encoding elongation factor P → MKANDLKPGKAIVQDGQVWIVTKTEHVKPGKGGAFVQAKVKSMKTGSVQEKRFRSSDDVDGINLDRREMEYLYSDGSGAIFMDSETFDQVTLPEDILGDALKFLKPNEKISGLHHDGQCLSVELPQTVDLEVTDTPPGIKNATATSVMKEATTETGLVVKVPEFIGVGDVIRVNTESGDYQSRA, encoded by the coding sequence ATGAAAGCCAACGACCTTAAGCCCGGGAAGGCGATTGTCCAGGACGGGCAGGTCTGGATTGTGACGAAGACCGAGCACGTCAAGCCCGGTAAGGGCGGCGCGTTTGTGCAGGCCAAGGTCAAGTCGATGAAGACCGGCAGCGTGCAGGAAAAACGCTTCCGCTCGTCGGACGATGTCGACGGGATCAACCTCGACCGCCGGGAGATGGAGTACCTCTACTCGGACGGCAGCGGCGCGATCTTCATGGACTCCGAGACGTTCGACCAGGTGACTTTGCCCGAGGACATCCTGGGCGATGCGCTCAAGTTCCTCAAGCCCAACGAGAAGATCAGCGGCCTGCACCACGACGGCCAATGCCTGAGTGTCGAGCTGCCCCAGACGGTGGACCTCGAAGTGACCGACACGCCGCCGGGGATCAAGAACGCGACGGCGACGAGCGTGATGAAGGAGGCAACGACCGAGACGGGGCTGGTCGTGAAGGTCCCCGAGTTCATCGGGGTCGGCGATGTGATCCGGGTGAACACGGAGTCGGGCGACTACCAGTCGCGGGCCTAG